Genomic window (bacterium):
CAGGTGCCGAGTAGCTATGTCTGGAACGGATAACCGCTGAAAGCATCTAAGTGGGAAGCCGGCCATAAGATAAGGTCACTCACAGGGTTAACCTGGTAAGGTCCCCGGTAGACTACCGGGTTGATAGGCTGCGAGTGTAAGCACAGTAATGTGTTGTAGCTGAGCAGTACTAATAGACCGAGGGCTTGACCATTTTGCAATTATTAACTTAAGGCAAGTATACGAGTTCGCATCAATCTGCAATTGTCAATGGAATGATTGATAACTGAATACGCTTTCCTGGTGACCATACCGGTGGGGGTCCACCCGTTCCCATTCCGAACACGGAAGTTAAGCCCACCAGGGTCGACAATACTTGGGCGTTAGGCCCCGGGAAAATAGATCGTCGCCAGGGCTAAATTAAAAGCCTCCAGCATTGAGCTGGAGGCTTTTATACATTTCCAGAAATTGAGACTGTCTCACATAAACTCTGGGGACTGCCTCATTCTCATTTATTGCCCGTCCAATGCAGAAAAAAATAGTTCCTTTGCGAAATCATCCGTCACCTCGACAGGGTTGGTGATCCTGTGGCTGCCATAGCGGTTCATCGCTTCGCAGATGCCACTCCAGTCCGACTCTTTCAGCCCGAACTGTGCCAGGTTGCTGGAAAAACCAGCGGCCTTACACAACTCAATCAGACGAAATGCGACATCATCGCAGCCCATGGCATTCTTTACTTCATTATATGTACCGGGCAATAAGCGTTCGTTCAGCCTGATCACATGCGGAAGCAGTGCCGCCACTGCTTCGGAGTGCCTTATTCCAGCAACAATGCATATAGCGGGCGCAAGGCTGTGAGACGCTCCAAGACCCATCTGCATCGCAAGACCCGCAAGATAACTGCCAAGTAGGCACGCCAGCCTTGCATCGAGATTATCCGGATCATTCTGACTTTCAGGCAGGCCATTGCATAACTCTTGAATGCTTGCAAGAGCAATGTGCCGCGTATATGCAGTCGATTTTCTCGACACTGCGCTTTCGATCGCGTGAGAGAATGCATCCATAGCCGTAAGCGTGGTGAAATATCTGGGCAGTGACACAGTCAGTTCAGGGTCGAGTATAACGATATCCGGCGTCATCATCGGATCAGATATGCTGCGTTTGATCTGAAGATGTTCATTTGTCAAAACCGATACGCGCGTCGCTTCGGAGCCTGTACCGGCTGTTGTCGGCGCAAAGACCTGTGCGATAGGGGGATTGACTATCTCACGTCGTTTGAGTTGATAATCCTCAGTATAGCCATCGTTGGTTGCCATGACTGCGGCAGCTTTGGCTGTGTCCATCACGCTTCCACCCCCAACAGCAATAATTACATCAGCTGAAAACTGTCTTGCCTGCTCGGCAAGCGCATCCACCATTTCGATAGTTGGCTCATGCTTGATCGGGTCGGCCACCAGACAATCGCTTTTCAGGCCAAAGAGTTGGTCTGCAAGTGTATCAATGAGCTTTGAGCCATGAAGATGCTCACCGGTCACAACTATCGCCTTGCGCCCCACCCTGGCAGCTTCCACGGCAGTCTTTGAAAACGCGCCTGCTCCACAGTGCGTGATTTTCGGGCTTGTTATATCGAATGACATATTTCTCCCCTCCAAACCAGGAAATTATATCACTTTTGCAGGAGGACGGTATTGTCTGTATAATAGAGGTGTGACTACAAAGGGGGATAACTGACACGTACGACGTAATTGTTCTTGGCGGAGGTCCTGCCGGTCTGACGGCTGGCATATATGCATCCAGGGCAAGGCTATCTACGCTCCTGGTGGAGAAAAACTACCCTGGCGGGCAGTTGATGATGTGCGAAAGCATCGAAAACTACCCTGGCTTCGCAGCGACATCCTCCGGTTACGACCTTTCCAACGCAATGCGCGAGCAGGCTGAAAAATTCGGTATGAAGACCAGGATCGCCGAGATCGACCGCATAGACCTGTCAGGCGATATCAAAGTACTCCACTCCGCCGACGGTGAGCAGATCAGGGGAAAAACCGTGATCCTGAGCCTTGGCGCCAAACCCAGGAGTCTCGGTGTGCCCGGCGAAAAGGAATTTCTCGGCAGGGGAGTGTCATACTGTGCATTATGCGATGGCGCATTTTTCAAGGGCAAGAAACTGGCCGTTATCGGTGGTGGGGACACGGCGGTGGAGGACAGCGTGTTCCTCACCCGATATGCTTCAGAGGTCTCGATTATCCATAGACGAGACAAACTCCGTGCCCAGCGCATCATTCAGGA
Coding sequences:
- a CDS encoding iron-containing alcohol dehydrogenase — protein: MSFDITSPKITHCGAGAFSKTAVEAARVGRKAIVVTGEHLHGSKLIDTLADQLFGLKSDCLVADPIKHEPTIEMVDALAEQARQFSADVIIAVGGGSVMDTAKAAAVMATNDGYTEDYQLKRREIVNPPIAQVFAPTTAGTGSEATRVSVLTNEHLQIKRSISDPMMTPDIVILDPELTVSLPRYFTTLTAMDAFSHAIESAVSRKSTAYTRHIALASIQELCNGLPESQNDPDNLDARLACLLGSYLAGLAMQMGLGASHSLAPAICIVAGIRHSEAVAALLPHVIRLNERLLPGTYNEVKNAMGCDDVAFRLIELCKAAGFSSNLAQFGLKESDWSGICEAMNRYGSHRITNPVEVTDDFAKELFFSALDGQ
- the trxB gene encoding thioredoxin-disulfide reductase is translated as MTDTYDVIVLGGGPAGLTAGIYASRARLSTLLVEKNYPGGQLMMCESIENYPGFAATSSGYDLSNAMREQAEKFGMKTRIAEIDRIDLSGDIKVLHSADGEQIRGKTVILSLGAKPRSLGVPGEKEFLGRGVSYCALCDGAFFKGKKLAVIGGGDTAVEDSVFLTRYASEVSIIHRRDKLRAQRIIQERALSHPVINVHWNSIVKGIGGTDTVDHLVLENVVTRQTVEMPVDGVFILIGLDPNTKMLDGQINLDENGYIITDENMQTNIPGVFAAGDVRHKLLRQIVTACADGAIAATAAEKYIESRQGLGSKQ